In the genome of Nocardioides marmoribigeumensis, one region contains:
- a CDS encoding cyclopropane-fatty-acyl-phospholipid synthase family protein — protein MSTAATHFDATPTLTAGAVAVARPVPEAPALGIKGRVARSVLSRIVRKVDVGLSLPSGERFGPSDPRLPQLRVLDEEAFFGRLGDSPMIGLGEAYMAGEWTTADGTDLADALAPFAASLTDLIPKSFYRLRHVVLPRLLSSEQNTRDGSRHNIHRHYDLSNEMFAEFLDPTMSYSCALFDGLDPAPVLADHEEAQLRKIDAVLDAAGVRAGSRVLEIGTGWGSLAIRAAERGATVTTITISAQQAELARDRIEAAGMTDRVSVELCDYRDVQGEYDAVVSVEMIEAVGEEFWPTYFGKIDEVLAPGGRAAIQAILLEHERFLATRNTYGWIHKYIFPGGLLPSTQAIEEVLARHTGLRLVEERYIGLHYAHTLRLWRERFNARWDHVQALGFDETFRRMWEFYLAYCEAGFRTGYLDDAILTMSR, from the coding sequence ATGAGCACTGCTGCCACCCACTTCGACGCCACCCCGACCTTGACGGCCGGAGCCGTCGCGGTCGCCCGCCCCGTGCCCGAGGCGCCCGCCCTGGGGATCAAGGGCCGGGTTGCCCGGTCGGTGCTCTCGCGCATCGTGCGCAAGGTCGACGTCGGTCTCTCGCTGCCCTCCGGTGAGCGCTTCGGCCCGAGCGACCCGCGCCTGCCGCAGCTGCGCGTGCTGGACGAGGAGGCGTTCTTCGGCCGCCTCGGCGACAGCCCGATGATCGGGCTCGGTGAGGCCTACATGGCCGGCGAGTGGACCACCGCCGACGGCACCGACCTCGCCGACGCGCTGGCGCCGTTCGCGGCCAGCCTCACCGACCTGATCCCCAAGAGCTTCTACCGGCTGCGGCACGTCGTGCTCCCCCGGCTGCTGTCGTCGGAGCAGAACACCCGCGACGGGTCGCGGCACAACATCCACCGCCACTACGACCTGTCCAACGAGATGTTCGCCGAGTTCCTCGACCCGACGATGTCCTACTCGTGCGCGCTGTTCGACGGGCTCGACCCCGCGCCGGTCCTCGCGGACCACGAGGAGGCCCAGCTCCGCAAGATCGACGCGGTGCTCGACGCGGCCGGCGTGCGCGCGGGGAGCCGGGTCCTCGAGATCGGCACCGGCTGGGGCTCGCTGGCCATCCGCGCCGCCGAGCGGGGCGCCACCGTCACCACGATCACGATCTCGGCGCAGCAGGCCGAGCTCGCCCGGGACCGCATCGAGGCGGCCGGCATGACCGACCGGGTGTCGGTCGAGCTGTGCGACTACCGCGACGTCCAGGGCGAGTACGACGCCGTGGTGAGCGTCGAGATGATCGAGGCGGTCGGCGAGGAGTTCTGGCCGACGTACTTCGGCAAGATCGACGAGGTGCTCGCCCCCGGTGGCCGCGCCGCGATCCAGGCGATCCTCCTCGAGCACGAGCGCTTCCTGGCCACCCGCAACACCTACGGCTGGATCCACAAGTACATCTTCCCGGGCGGCCTGCTCCCCTCGACCCAGGCGATCGAGGAGGTCCTGGCCCGGCACACCGGCCTGCGGCTGGTCGAGGAGCGCTACATCGGCCTCCACTACGCCCACACGTTGCGGCTGTGGCGCGAGCGGTTCAACGCCCGCTGGGACCACGTGCAGGCGCTGGGGTTCGACGAGACGTTCCGGCGGATGTGGGAGTTCTACCTGGCCTACTGCGAGGCAGGATTCCGCACCGGCTACCTCGACGACGCGATCCTCACGATGAGCCGCTGA
- a CDS encoding RDD family protein yields MSDANQPAYPGERLGLPADGPRSVASWGRRIVALFLDWIPSLLVANLISDLAGLSKDQASFVPLAVFLLETALFVAITGASFGQLAMQLRVARLDGRAVPLLQSLLRSLLVCLVVPPLVFNRDQRGLHDLAAGTIVIRR; encoded by the coding sequence GTGAGCGACGCCAACCAGCCGGCCTATCCCGGGGAGCGGCTCGGACTTCCCGCCGACGGGCCCAGGTCCGTGGCCTCGTGGGGACGCCGGATCGTCGCCCTGTTCCTCGACTGGATCCCGAGCCTGCTCGTGGCCAACCTGATCTCCGACCTGGCCGGGCTGAGCAAGGACCAGGCCTCGTTCGTGCCGCTCGCCGTGTTCCTGCTCGAGACCGCGCTGTTCGTGGCGATCACGGGGGCGTCGTTCGGCCAGCTGGCGATGCAGCTGCGGGTCGCTCGGCTCGACGGGCGCGCCGTCCCCCTCCTGCAGTCCCTGCTGCGCAGCCTGCTGGTGTGCCTGGTCGTCCCGCCGCTGGTGTTCAACCGCGACCAGCGCGGCCTGCACGACCTCGCGGCCGGGACGATCGTGATCCGCCGCTGA
- the glnA gene encoding type I glutamate--ammonia ligase, translating into MFANSDELLKYIKDEGVEMVDVRFCDLPGVMQHFTVPVSSFDQSVFDDGLNFDGSSIRGFQAINESDMALFPDPTTAYIDPFRVSKTLIVNFFIHDPITGEAYSRDPRNIARKALAYLNTTGIADTAFFAPEAEFYVFDSVRYNTDAHEGFYHIDSEEGWWNSGLADSANRGYKTRMKGGYFPVAPYDQQGDLRDVMVKNLEASGLLVERAHHEVGTAGQAEINYRFDTLLKAADDVMKFKYIIKNTAWHAGKSATFMPKPIFGDNGSGMHVHQSLWKDGEPLFYDEKGYGGLSDMARWYIGGILKHAPAVLGFTNPTVNSYHRLVPGYEAPISLVYSSRNRSASVRIPITGANPKAKRVETRFPDPSANPYLAFAALMLAGLDGVQNKIEPAAPIDKDIYELPPDEMAEIEQVPTNLGAVLDALEADHDFLTVGNVFTPDLIETWINFKRTQEIAPVQLRPHPHEFELYYDI; encoded by the coding sequence ATGTTCGCCAACAGCGACGAGCTGCTCAAGTACATCAAGGACGAAGGCGTCGAGATGGTCGACGTGCGCTTCTGCGACCTTCCTGGTGTCATGCAGCACTTCACCGTCCCCGTGTCGTCCTTCGACCAGTCGGTCTTCGACGACGGCCTGAACTTCGACGGGTCCTCGATCCGCGGCTTCCAGGCGATCAACGAGTCGGACATGGCGCTGTTCCCGGACCCCACCACGGCGTACATCGACCCCTTCCGCGTCTCCAAGACGCTGATCGTCAACTTCTTCATCCACGACCCGATCACCGGCGAGGCCTACAGCCGCGACCCGCGCAACATCGCCCGCAAGGCGCTGGCGTACCTCAACACCACCGGCATCGCCGACACCGCGTTCTTCGCGCCCGAGGCGGAGTTCTACGTCTTCGACTCCGTGCGCTACAACACCGACGCGCACGAGGGCTTCTACCACATCGACTCCGAGGAGGGCTGGTGGAACAGCGGCCTCGCCGACTCCGCCAACCGTGGCTACAAGACCCGCATGAAGGGCGGCTACTTCCCCGTCGCGCCCTATGACCAGCAGGGCGACCTGCGCGACGTGATGGTGAAGAACCTCGAGGCCTCCGGGCTCCTCGTCGAGCGCGCCCACCACGAGGTCGGCACCGCCGGCCAGGCGGAGATCAACTACCGCTTCGACACGCTGCTCAAGGCCGCGGACGACGTGATGAAGTTCAAGTACATCATCAAGAACACCGCCTGGCACGCCGGCAAGTCGGCGACCTTCATGCCCAAGCCGATCTTCGGTGACAACGGCTCCGGCATGCACGTCCACCAGTCCCTCTGGAAGGACGGCGAGCCGCTGTTCTACGACGAGAAGGGCTACGGCGGCCTGTCCGACATGGCGCGCTGGTACATCGGCGGCATCCTCAAGCACGCCCCCGCGGTGCTGGGCTTCACCAACCCGACGGTGAACTCCTACCACCGTCTGGTGCCCGGCTACGAGGCTCCGATCTCGCTGGTCTACAGCTCGCGCAACCGTTCGGCCAGCGTCCGCATCCCGATCACGGGCGCCAACCCCAAGGCCAAGCGCGTGGAGACCCGCTTCCCCGACCCGTCGGCGAACCCCTACCTCGCCTTCGCCGCCCTGATGCTCGCCGGCCTCGACGGTGTCCAGAACAAGATCGAGCCGGCCGCGCCGATCGACAAGGACATCTACGAGCTGCCGCCGGACGAGATGGCCGAGATCGAGCAGGTGCCGACCAACCTCGGCGCCGTGCTCGACGCCCTCGAGGCCGACCACGACTTCCTCACCGTGGGCAACGTGTTCACCCCCGACCTGATCGAGACGTGGATCAACTTCAAGCGCACGCAGGAGATCGCGCCGGTGCAGCTCCGCCCGCACCCGCACGAGTTCGAGCTCTACTACGACATCTGA
- a CDS encoding right-handed parallel beta-helix repeat-containing protein, with protein MWRHNRSQRAAFGLGAALVLAGPLTVALAGPAASAGITCGSVLTSGATAPTVYALSTNLTCPTGNAITVRGQDIVLDLKGRTLTGAGQGNGVLIDLDSSNVEVRNGTVRGFQYGVRIDTATLNRVWNLTLTGNQRGMDIANAGRNVLERNQITANRGDGIRFGGAGSRDNTARQNVISGNVWGVHVADGGIDNTVTQNQVSSSGNFGISVSGGSSGTTVSRNVVTDSGQEGILIVSNAGGGTVVGQNSVSGSAWDGIRVGTVDAPLPDAVVVQNTSTYNGFLGINAPGVTDGGGNVAYGNGNTLQCLGVVCSAG; from the coding sequence ATGTGGCGTCACAACAGGTCGCAGCGTGCGGCATTCGGGCTCGGCGCGGCGTTGGTGCTGGCGGGCCCACTCACCGTCGCGCTGGCGGGTCCGGCGGCGTCCGCTGGGATCACGTGCGGCTCCGTGCTGACCTCGGGGGCCACCGCTCCCACGGTCTACGCCCTGTCGACCAACCTGACGTGTCCCACCGGCAACGCCATCACCGTGCGCGGACAGGACATCGTCCTCGACCTCAAGGGACGCACGCTGACAGGCGCCGGTCAGGGCAACGGCGTCCTCATCGACCTCGACAGCTCGAACGTCGAGGTCCGCAACGGCACCGTCCGGGGCTTCCAGTACGGCGTCCGGATCGACACCGCCACGCTCAACCGCGTCTGGAACCTCACGTTGACCGGCAACCAGCGCGGCATGGACATCGCCAACGCCGGGCGCAACGTCCTGGAGAGAAACCAGATCACCGCCAACCGAGGGGACGGCATCCGGTTCGGCGGCGCAGGTTCGCGGGACAACACCGCACGGCAGAACGTGATCTCCGGGAACGTCTGGGGCGTCCACGTCGCCGACGGCGGCATCGACAACACGGTGACCCAGAACCAGGTGAGCAGCTCGGGCAACTTCGGGATCAGCGTGTCGGGCGGCTCCTCTGGGACGACGGTGAGCCGCAACGTCGTGACTGACAGTGGCCAGGAAGGCATCCTCATCGTGTCCAACGCCGGCGGCGGCACCGTGGTCGGGCAGAACTCGGTGTCCGGCAGCGCCTGGGACGGCATCAGGGTCGGCACTGTCGACGCTCCCCTGCCGGATGCCGTGGTGGTGCAGAACACGTCGACGTACAACGGGTTCCTCGGGATCAACGCGCCCGGCGTCACGGACGGGGGCGGCAACGTCGCCTACGGCAACGGAAACACGCTGCAGTGCCTGGGCGTCGTCTGCTCGGCGGGGTGA
- a CDS encoding lysostaphin resistance A-like protein, with the protein MRGPVDRPAQDAMPEAAAISASRFLVLTLAVSWAVWVPLAAIRVGLLPDWVPTGSMVALALPGVLVPSVVGTVLCARRSRATLHDLRTRATTWRVGAAWWPALALQPAVLGLAAVLSSFAGTAPSPAADLRVGALVGTAVGLVVASFGEEVGWRGVALPALVRRQGWSRASLVLGLVVAMWHVPC; encoded by the coding sequence ATGCGAGGTCCTGTGGACCGCCCGGCGCAGGACGCGATGCCCGAGGCGGCGGCGATCTCCGCGAGCCGCTTCCTCGTCCTGACGCTGGCGGTGTCGTGGGCGGTGTGGGTCCCGCTGGCCGCGATCCGGGTCGGGCTCCTGCCGGACTGGGTCCCGACCGGGTCGATGGTGGCCCTCGCACTCCCCGGGGTGCTCGTCCCGTCCGTGGTCGGCACCGTGCTGTGTGCGCGCCGCAGCCGCGCGACCCTGCACGACCTCCGCACCCGCGCGACGACCTGGCGGGTCGGGGCGGCCTGGTGGCCTGCGCTGGCGCTGCAGCCCGCCGTCCTGGGCCTGGCCGCGGTGCTCTCCTCCTTCGCCGGGACGGCACCGAGCCCCGCGGCCGACCTGCGGGTCGGCGCGCTGGTGGGCACCGCCGTCGGACTCGTCGTGGCGTCCTTCGGCGAAGAGGTCGGGTGGCGGGGAGTGGCGCTCCCCGCGCTCGTACGACGGCAGGGCTGGTCGCGGGCGAGCCTCGTGCTGGGTCTCGTCGTCGCGATGTGGCACGTGCCCTGCTGA
- a CDS encoding VWA domain-containing protein, protein MPSTHPTTPARHRKPRRRGVVVGASALAVGTVATGAVLVGGASPSQGTAACPGTTVRVAAAPEIAPVVAHVADGLAGTCRTYVVRTTLERPTGADVWVAESSVRTSGTSVASSPVVLAVPALQGRGLGPEPTYDRLPAGLRFTATDVEGDPVTQAGLVDLTAALQGGPSQRGVLTGLLRSVSSRAGGAVLTTEVAAPASSTVVRPASGGTVMDYPFVTLRSSKAAGALLAALSGSAGRDALAQAGFGPPTDTRVLTEAAAARVRQTLQVLQRPTRTLALIDVSGSMAAPVPGAHGATRIDLAREAIRAGLGLLPDGTVAGLWRFSDNLTPSTDYEEVAPLTELTDRTRGLLGPAVDRLRVDPDGGTGLYSSTLAAVRAVRASYDDSRVNSVIVLSDGRDRDAEAHHIPLRTLLHALTSEADPARPVRVIGIAYGPDSDTAAMRAVTDATGGTLYTARDPRDLPVIFREAIGSRLCSGAAC, encoded by the coding sequence ATGCCCTCGACCCACCCCACCACCCCCGCTCGTCACCGCAAGCCCCGTCGGCGGGGCGTCGTCGTCGGCGCCTCGGCGCTGGCCGTGGGCACCGTCGCGACCGGGGCCGTCCTCGTGGGTGGGGCCTCGCCCTCCCAGGGGACGGCCGCCTGCCCGGGCACCACCGTCCGGGTCGCCGCGGCGCCGGAGATCGCGCCCGTGGTCGCGCACGTCGCCGACGGGCTGGCCGGTACGTGCCGGACCTACGTGGTGCGGACGACGCTCGAGCGGCCGACCGGTGCGGACGTGTGGGTCGCCGAGTCGTCGGTCCGCACGTCCGGCACGTCGGTCGCCTCCTCGCCGGTGGTCCTGGCCGTGCCCGCGCTCCAGGGGCGCGGGCTCGGGCCCGAGCCGACGTACGACCGCCTCCCGGCCGGCCTCCGGTTCACCGCGACCGACGTCGAGGGCGACCCGGTGACGCAGGCAGGGCTGGTCGACCTGACCGCTGCGCTGCAGGGCGGGCCCTCCCAGCGGGGCGTGCTGACCGGGCTGCTGCGCTCCGTCTCGAGCCGGGCCGGGGGAGCGGTCCTGACGACCGAGGTCGCCGCTCCGGCGTCCTCCACCGTCGTCCGGCCCGCGTCGGGCGGCACCGTCATGGACTACCCGTTCGTCACGCTGCGGTCGTCCAAGGCGGCCGGTGCCCTCCTGGCCGCGCTCAGCGGCTCGGCGGGCCGCGATGCGCTGGCCCAGGCCGGCTTCGGTCCGCCGACGGACACCCGCGTCCTCACCGAGGCCGCCGCCGCCCGCGTGCGGCAGACGCTGCAGGTGCTCCAGCGGCCCACGCGCACGCTCGCCCTCATCGACGTCTCGGGCTCGATGGCGGCCCCTGTCCCCGGCGCGCACGGCGCCACCCGCATCGACCTCGCCCGCGAGGCGATCCGGGCCGGGCTCGGGCTCCTCCCGGACGGCACCGTCGCCGGGCTGTGGCGCTTCTCCGACAACCTGACCCCGAGCACCGACTACGAGGAGGTCGCTCCGCTGACCGAGCTGACCGATCGCACGCGCGGCCTGCTGGGCCCGGCGGTCGACCGCCTGAGGGTCGACCCCGACGGCGGGACGGGGCTCTACTCCTCGACCCTGGCCGCTGTCCGCGCGGTGCGGGCGTCGTACGACGACAGCCGCGTCAACAGCGTGATCGTCCTGTCCGACGGACGCGACCGGGACGCCGAGGCACACCACATCCCGCTGCGGACGCTGCTCCACGCCCTGACCAGCGAGGCCGACCCGGCCAGGCCGGTGCGGGTGATCGGGATCGCCTACGGCCCCGACTCCGACACCGCGGCGATGCGGGCCGTCACCGACGCCACCGGCGGCACGCTCTACACCGCCCGCGACCCGCGGGACCTCCCGGTCATCTTCCGCGAGGCGATCGGCAGCCGGCTCTGCTCCGGGGCTGCCTGCTGA
- a CDS encoding flavin reductase family protein, whose translation MDHEQRAYRAALGGFATGVTVVSTAASDGFHATTANSFTSVSLSPRLVLVCLTTGSRTLGAILDSGFFAVSVLGSAQEDLSAHFASRDRAPGSAGFAGTRFTLDRHGCPRFTDSSATFACRVHEALPGGDHVIVVGEVAAYTSRPATDPLLFHEGRYARLEPAAALELAG comes from the coding sequence ATGGACCACGAGCAGCGCGCCTACCGGGCCGCCCTGGGCGGCTTCGCCACGGGCGTCACCGTCGTGTCGACGGCGGCCTCCGACGGCTTCCACGCCACGACCGCCAACTCGTTCACCTCCGTCTCCCTGTCGCCCCGGCTCGTCCTGGTCTGCCTGACCACCGGCAGCCGGACGCTGGGCGCGATCCTGGACTCGGGGTTCTTCGCGGTGAGCGTGCTCGGCTCGGCGCAGGAGGACCTGTCCGCGCACTTCGCGAGCCGGGACCGGGCGCCTGGTTCCGCCGGCTTCGCAGGGACCCGCTTCACCCTCGACCGGCACGGCTGCCCCCGGTTCACCGACAGCTCGGCGACCTTCGCGTGCCGCGTGCACGAGGCGCTCCCCGGAGGGGACCACGTCATCGTCGTGGGGGAGGTCGCGGCCTACACCTCCCGGCCCGCCACCGACCCGCTGCTGTTCCACGAGGGCCGCTACGCGCGTCTCGAGCCCGCAGCCGCCCTCGAGCTGGCGGGCTAG
- a CDS encoding esterase/lipase family protein translates to MNSSTSRSLPVLLVPGRPGTPLLWAPLRAALEEAGLPVVAVDADWAGPGPLVLRSVFDRTVRCAAEAMADSGTPAVHLVGHGQGGELVSRLASGPLSGVTATAVTVAARHPQQPVATQAGPRSERCVVRRLAVVRRRPLPRWLSYYSDVDPVAPPTVARLAPSVVGAVVTNHLIPGRGHLALCQDERLVRSIVHELASTEGPPGAGAVLCEQAG, encoded by the coding sequence ATGAACAGCTCCACCTCCCGGTCGCTCCCGGTCCTGCTGGTCCCCGGCAGGCCCGGGACGCCGCTGCTGTGGGCACCCCTGCGGGCCGCGCTGGAGGAGGCCGGTCTCCCGGTCGTCGCCGTCGACGCGGACTGGGCAGGTCCCGGTCCGCTGGTCCTGCGCTCCGTCTTCGACCGGACGGTGCGCTGCGCGGCGGAGGCGATGGCGGACTCCGGCACCCCGGCGGTCCACCTGGTCGGGCACGGCCAGGGCGGGGAGCTCGTGAGCCGGCTCGCCTCCGGCCCGCTGTCGGGGGTAACGGCGACCGCGGTGACCGTTGCGGCCCGGCACCCGCAGCAGCCCGTCGCGACCCAGGCCGGGCCGCGCTCCGAGCGCTGCGTGGTCCGCCGCCTGGCCGTCGTACGCCGGCGACCGCTGCCGCGCTGGCTGTCCTACTACTCCGACGTCGACCCGGTCGCACCGCCCACCGTCGCCCGGCTGGCGCCGTCGGTCGTGGGCGCCGTCGTGACCAACCACCTGATCCCCGGCCGCGGGCACCTCGCCCTCTGCCAGGACGAGCGGCTCGTCCGCTCGATCGTCCACGAGCTCGCCTCCACCGAGGGCCCCCCTGGCGCGGGCGCGGTGCTCTGCGAGCAGGCCGGCTGA